One region of Armatimonadota bacterium genomic DNA includes:
- the speB gene encoding agmatinase gives MFLAARSALPPGSAPTATLLGVPYDRTASFRRGARFGPAGIRGASQSLESYSPLLDRDLEERALLDAGDLPVEHLPPEEMVEEVARAVSEAAGLPVILGGTHTVTVGAVRALATRHPGLRVLVLDAHLDLREAYEGTPWSHACTVRRLSEVVGEERIALLGARAGTREEFAEARRLLAVQRTLLVGHPLWTRLEEGPLYLSVDIDVLDPAAAPGTGNPEPGGPAAEDLLALLRTLAPLRVVGLDLVEVAPPYDPSIRTCVLAALLVREALLTWAGRRSDRS, from the coding sequence GTGTTCCTGGCCGCACGCTCCGCCCTCCCCCCGGGGTCGGCCCCCACGGCCACGCTGCTGGGAGTCCCCTACGACCGCACGGCCTCCTTCCGCCGCGGTGCCCGGTTTGGGCCCGCGGGGATCCGCGGGGCCTCGCAGTCCCTCGAGTCGTACAGCCCCCTGCTCGACCGCGACCTGGAGGAGAGGGCCCTGTTGGACGCTGGAGACCTGCCGGTGGAGCACCTTCCCCCCGAGGAGATGGTGGAGGAAGTTGCGCGCGCCGTAAGCGAGGCCGCCGGCCTCCCGGTGATCCTTGGGGGGACGCACACAGTGACCGTGGGCGCCGTCCGCGCCCTGGCTACGCGCCACCCCGGCCTGCGGGTCCTCGTGCTGGACGCGCACCTGGACCTGCGGGAGGCGTACGAGGGGACACCCTGGTCACACGCCTGCACGGTCCGCCGCCTGTCGGAAGTGGTGGGAGAAGAGCGCATCGCCTTGCTGGGCGCCCGGGCGGGGACCCGTGAGGAGTTTGCGGAGGCAAGACGGCTGCTGGCGGTGCAGCGGACGCTCCTGGTGGGCCACCCGCTGTGGACGCGCCTGGAAGAAGGCCCGCTCTACCTCTCGGTGGACATCGACGTCCTGGACCCCGCGGCCGCACCGGGCACGGGGAACCCTGAGCCGGGCGGCCCGGCGGCGGAGGACTTGCTGGCGCTGCTACGCACCCTGGCCCCGTTGCGGGTCGTCGGCCTGGACCTGGTGGAGGTGGCGCCGCCGTACGACCCTTCCATTCGCACATGCGTCCTGGCGGCCTTACTGGTGCGCGAGGCGTTGCTCACCTGGGCCGGCCGCCGCTCTGACCGCAGCTAG